TGTGTCACACTTCTATCTAGAGAAGCTCTTACCCCACTGTCATCAATCGTGCTTGATTTAGAAATCCTGAAAGAAACGTTATAAATTTCGAGCAGAAGTCTGAAATGTCTTGGTGTTGGGATGGGTTTGGTTTCACtgcttgtattattgtggggtgtgGACTGCACCCCCGTTGATATCATGATGCTGGAACATTTTTGCATCTGTCTGTTGAAtcgcttatccagttgtcatgaaacatggtatcaacattatttagcagaagttattgtGAATGTCAGATGCTGGGGATgttggtgtctgtctgtctgtctgtctgtacagctgTCCATCTCGCAATCACATTTTtgcatacagctctggccaaaaattTAGGATCGCCTCCAATTTTGggattgaaacataattaaaaataaactacttgcacataatttagatttatttaacatcatgaaatcaaagaaactacaaaacgatattgcgagagtctaccggaagccataataagagtatttcatgttttgaaatgtcacgtttttcaattgATAGTTTTTTGGTGAGTTTATGGAGAACTACAAAGCgacggtgtgtaattcaatatgttaacgtaacgttattcagctcgtttcatttgactttatgaagcagaattgagtttattctgtagggtgatgcaacagTTTTGGCCACCGCTGtatatctggagaatcgcttatcaaattgtgattaaacattgttCTACCTCTACTCATATCTCAAGAACAGTTCCTAGGCAACACGGTTGGCGTAGGTGTAAGAATTTCCACGGGAGTCTTGTTCGTTATTTCTAGTACTTTCTGAAACCTACACCAAGCAGACACTTTTAtgttgataagaacataagaaaggttacaaacgagaggaggccattcggcccatcttgctcgtttggttgttagtagcttattgatcccagagtctcgtcaagcagcttcttgaaggatcccagggtgtcagcttcaacaacattgatCTTTATACAATAGACTGGTACTGACTCCCGTTCTATCATCGTGAAATACAGGCCGATGGCAGCTATACCAATCAAACTTCAATTATATTGAAAACCTATTTAACTGGCTTTATCTGAAGTATGAAACAGTCTAGACAAGCCTTTATTAGCGTAGTATAATCGCATTTCTTATCTTATTCTGTTCATACACAGATTAGCTCTATTGTGCTGCTGAGTGTTCTCTTTGGTAAACTAGTACAAGATTAGCAGTGATTGAGGTGTGTGGAGTCACTCCTATTGGTTTGTATTGCTCGTGTTTCTGTTTTGCTTCTATTTGGCCCTTTTATGTACATCACTAGCAGGATCTATGCTATTGTGAGCTGCATGGCACCGTTGGCTGTCTAGTGTGAAAGAGGGTGTGGGAAAGTGACACCACCCTGCCAcagtgggtgtgggtgtgggtgtgacTGCACTTTCATTACAGAGTGTTGAAACTCACCACGCTGGTTTTGTCAGTCTCCCTGGAGGAATGCTGCATAGTAAAGCAGACGCCTCTTTTTTCCAGAGTGTGCCAATTCAACCACATTTAAAAAGAttcccttctaaaagtttcccaCGGTAAAAACATAGGAAAGCACAACAAAGTACAGCAAATGCATAGGCAAGCATttcacagcacagagaggtctggtaaagcataggcaagcattgtaaagcacagagaggtctggtaaagcatagggaagcattgtaaagcacagagaggtctggtaaagcatagggaagcattgtaaagcacagagaggtatggtaaagcatagggaagcattgtaaagcacagagaggtctggtaaagcatagggaagcattgtaaagcacagaggtgtggtaaagcatagggaagcattgtaaagcgcagagaggtgtggtaaagcatagggaagcattgtaaagcacagagaggtgtggtaaagcatagggaagcattgtaaagcacagagaggtctggtaaagcataggggagcattgtaaagcacagagaggtctggtaaagcacagggaagcattgtaaagcacagagagggatggtaaagcataggggagcattgtaaagcacagagaggtctggtaaagcatagggaagcattgtaaagcacagagaggtgtggtaaagcatagggaagcattgtaaagcacagagaggtctggtaaagcatagggaagcattgtaaagcacagagaggtatggtaaagcatagggaagcattgtaaagcacagagaggtctggtaaagcatagggaagcattgtaaagcacagagaggtctggtaaagcatagggaagcattgtaaagcacagagaggtctggtaaagcatattaaacatgacaaaccacaTGGTAAATGTAGAGTGTACCATGGGAAAAGTTGTTGATATGTTGAAAAGCACTttttcaattgtgatgaaacttgataaggacattctttagcacacagTATTGAGAGTATCCTCATCCGGGCGTATCCCTCTTTTCTGTTTGCCAGACCTCCATCTCCACACGTCCACTAACGGCTTTATTTTGTTAGATTTTTCCATGACAAACAGTTACAGCGTGTTGCATTTGCAGTCCTGTACTAGTGCAAATTATATAATGCAACATTACTACAAAAACCCATTCTCATCCCTCTCCTctctttattttttcagattccTTTCTTTCTTCTCCTCAGCCTGTATCTCTCATTCAGTCTCCTCAAGGCAAGTCTCTTTCTGTTGTCTCTTGTGATTTTCACTTGATTGTTGTATGTATTGTTTCCTCCTGGTGGAAGTGGTTTAGAATGGGGCTGTAATAAATGGCACGTCAGCCCTTCAATTCTCTGCAGACTCTCCCTCTGCCTGGCAGATAGGTGGCTGGCCCACATTCACGTTCGACCTTGAGTTAGCAAGCCCCAGTGTGAACTCTTAAAGAAGTAGGATTTAGGTTTTAGTCTCTCCCATTCATGTAGATGAATCGAGAGGCTGTTCAGGGAGTATAGGAGCCTCCCTTTCTcgttctctgctccaccagcacacagcagagggaggctgttcagagagtataagagcctgcCTTTCTCTTTCTTAacccaccagcacagagcagagggaggctgttaggAGAATGTAAGAGCTTTTCTTTTTCTGCTCCAGCACCAGCACAGAGGGCATCTGTTCAAGTACAATAGCCTAGGTTAGCTCTCCGTTTTTTAAGCTGGCCAGTATTTAAACATATTAACCCCAAAGCTGTTTCTCAAACCCTTCTTGGTGGTTTGTTTGAGTCTGTGTGTCATTGCAGCCCGGGTCTGAAACACTTCCAGCAAACCTGATGAACCTTGTTCAGGGCTTCAGAATGGCTGTTCGCTGACGCTTCCTGTTTTGTTATTCTGGGCTGTCATCGCTTTGCATGCCCCCTCTACCTGCTCTAGCTGCTCATTTtatcagatttcttttttttctgttctttattCACCATCGATCACCAACCAGATACCCGGCCCTGCTTGTACTGCACTCTGCTGTGCATTGGGCAAACGGAAAAACGAAGACCTTGAGAAAGGCTGCTAGTCGTAACGTCTGCCACTGAATTGATCTCTTAGTATTTGTTTAGCACGATTGCgcgtttaatagttatggatggcaAATGAACCTGCAAGGTTGCGTTTCTCAATGCTGGTCCTGCTGTTAGTTTCGGCATACTAAAAGCTGATCAGTTTTTCACTAGAATAGGTGTGCTACATTCGTATGTAGTTTAGCTTTCTGTGAACTTCACCCAAAACCTTGTTGGCatgccagtttgtttacattagctAAGCTAGTTTgagctgcaggcacacaagcttcctccctccttgaagctttctggCCACTCTGTGACTGAGCTAAACAGCTGTCCTCCTGCGACTACCTGCAGCAGTAGGGGGTAATATGAATGCCATAGCTCTGTTTGAACTAAAATGGAAACAAAGGTAAAACTATTTTTTGGGGGCATACGAATAACATTTGTTGCGAAACAAATATAATAACGTTAATGTAACATTTCATATTCTAGATATTCATTTTTTCAACCAATTCTGAATTTGGAAACCGGTCGTGTTTCCTGTGAAATATTTTCTGTTCAACTCTCCTTCCCGATTTCTGCACGACTGGAATATTTTTACAGCCCAGCATTTTCAAAGTTGCTTCAGACTAGGGGTGTTAATGTAGTTTGAAACACTAGCCAAGTGTTAAACGTTTAGAAGTTTGCCTAAACGTTGTCAGAAAGGTTCGTGTACAGTGCAAGCCAACTTATTTCATATTCAGTATTTCTTGATCTTCTCTTCCAGATAAAATGAAATTCTGTACAGAAATACACGTTgcagtaattaaaaataacagtGATGGAGGGATTCTTGTGATGGGTTTTTGATTTGGTTACAAGCATACCCAatgtgtttaacatttaaatgtatttattggtaAGAGTCGGACAATGCCCAACAGAATCAACTAGAGAGATTGCATCTCGTACGAGACAGACTGGATCGTCCTGACAGTATAGAGAGTGTCCGGACCACGTCGGGCTAGCCTTAGCAGAACCTAGTTCACACTAACCTTTGTGAGTGATGCTGTTGTGTTTCCTGGCTTTCATTTGCAGCATGGTTCAGTGTCTAGTGACAGACGCTGATTTTAAACAGTGCAAAACATATGCAGTAAGGAACGTAGTTCATCCACTGCCTCGTAGTTTATCAGAgaggtccacacacacacacagtacttggTTATGTTCGCAAATTGAAATATGAACAATAAGACTGGAAGATGGGCATTATAACTGGGTGAGAAGACACTTGTACAGTGTAAACCAGACTTAAAAAATTTACTTAAtgagactattattattattattattatttatttattagcagatgcccttatccagggcgacttacagttgtatacaaaaaatacataaagaattacTGTACAATTGAGACATACATAAGTCTTGAGTCCTTTTGCTGATGAAGGCGTTAACCGAAGTGTTAAGAGGCgaacgtggtgggtttgtggccctaaAGGCTGAAATATTTAGGAATTGAATCTCGAGGGatttttaaatagtttgaaactcgcactagccctgcacccagtcctttcTCGTATTATTTTTTCATCGTCATGCTGCTGTTGCATCCAGCTCCCCTGCTTTTCCTTATTGAGGTGTCACTTGTAGTGCCAGCTTTTCTCCATAGCATTGCAATGCATGTTTGCTAAAATGGGGGTGGGGAAGCTGTCTCCTTTCTTTTTTGTATAGACCTGCATGCAGTCTTGCTTCAGCGTGCATGCAAGTGTGTGTTCagtctttttatatttttatataccgCTGTCTCTTCTCACTGTTTGGCTGCAGAAGGAATAAAGGGGAACGTCTCCAATAAGCCTTCAGAAAGCGTGGTGACTTCCCTCCGGTTTCTATCCCAGCCCGGCTCATTCGCTCCTGTGGTCTTCGATAGCCACAGCCAAGCTTTGGGCGACAAAAACCTTCCTGACCCTCCAATGGAGCTCAAGGAAGCTACGAAAATAGAGGAAGTCCCAGGATTCAGCACTGATTCTGGGATCGAAGCTGTGTCTAGCGAGTCCTCTCGACATGTCGTCGCTCCCATATCCGGAACAGAGGTGACGTTCCGTGCTTTCAGCAACCTTGGCCTGAGCTCTACCCCGGATAAAGTTCAGGAAAAAACCTCTGATGCATCTCCAGCCATGAAGGTGCAAGAACGCAGCCAGGGCGTGTTTTCACGAGGACAGACCCCAGAAGAACCCAAAGTTCAGGGCAAGCCGGCGGGTGACAGCGAGACGTGGGGCGACGGAGGTTTCATGCTGTTCAAAGAATGCCATTACGAGAGATCTCCCGTCAAAGAGAGCAGCGAACCATTCTCCCTGTTCAACAAAGACCCTTCCCCGGATCAAGACTCGCCCGACTCACCTTTCGAAGTGCTCGACGACAGCCAGAGAAAGCACAGCTTCGGGAAAGAGTTCCTGGAAACCATGACGTCAGACTGGGTCCCAACTCAGATCGCTGCAGCAAAGGTGGTCTCTGATGTCGAACAAGCCAAAGACGAGAAGGATCAAGGACCTTTTGGACCTCTGGCTGATATCCATAACATTGAAGTGACTACAAAACTAGAGAAGACTGATTGGGCAAAAGAACCAGCTTACAAATCCATGCAGAAGGAAGCAAAAGAGGATTCTGATGAGTCCAGAGACAGCACGCCTGAGCCAGATGAGGAAGAGAAGAAAATATCTCCAGTCTCTGGCGGAAAGACTgcgccgcctcctcctcctcctcttcctccttctcAAGCAAAACCCATCGATACCCAAGTAGAGGAGATCAAGAAACAGGCCAGCCCTGCCAAAGAATCTAGCGGTGAGGACCTCAACTTCTTGCCAACTGCCTACATCTGGGAAAAACCAGAAAAAGATGctgaaaaaacacaacaaactctGGAAAAATCATGTGCAGACTTTGAAAACTTGCCTCCGGCATATACTGAAGTAGGAACCGCCACCgccacctcctcttcctcttctccaCCGAGCTACGCCAGCTTTAAGTTCGACACTGAAGAGCTACTCAAAAGCCAGCAGCCTGCCACTGCAAAAGTGCCAGGTCTGATCTGGGGTGTAGACTCGGAACCAGTGGAAAACATTGACGCGGACAGTTCTGGGGAGTCCGATGACACAGTGATCGAGGATGTGTCGGTAGTGACAGAGCGAGAACCAGCTGTTCCCAAATCCACTGCGACCGTGAAAGATCCAGAAGAGATGAAGCAGGAAGTAGCTCCTGCTAAGCTGGAGAAGCCCCTCTTGGTCCCGATCATCAACGTTATTGAAACAGAGGAGCAGATCGTCAGTGATGACGAGAGTGATGAGCAAGCTTCCGCGGTGGTCCTGGAACCTGCAGACAGAGCTGGAAATGACAGCACCACTCCTCCCGCTGATACTACACCACAGGACTCCAAACCTGTCGGTCCTGTCCTAGGGAAAGAGGATTCTCAACCCACTGCAGCTGAATCGAAAACCGAGAAGCCAAAGCAGGATTCAGAACCAGTCCTAGATGATTCTGAAATCAAGATCCTTACCAAGGACTCAGAAAGTATCTTCGCTGATTCCGTTATGGAGACACAGGATCCCAAACCAGTCCTAGCTGATCCTAACATTGAGAAACCCCCATCTGTTCTAGCTGATTTTGCAAAAGAGAAACCTACACAGGACCAAAAACCTATCCTGTTTGATCCTGAAACCAAGAAATCTACACAAGACTCTCAAACTTCCTTAGAAGATTCTGTAATGGGGACACCAACACAGGATCCCAAACCTATCCTGTTTGATTCTGAAACCAAGATTTCTACACAAGACTCTAAAACTGTCTTCACCGATTCTATAATGGAGAAACCAACACAGGATCCCAAACCTATCCTGTTTGATTCTAAAATCGAGAAGCCTTTTTCAACAGGGGAAAGTCTTCTGAGGGGAGGAGCTGTCAAAGCTGATGCTTACGAAAAGGCAGTTCAGGATCTTGGGGAAATGGAAAAGGAAGATCCCACCAAAAGGATCCAGACAGTTCTTCATGCAGAAACTGTAGAAGCCCAGCCGACCAGCATTGATGTTTCACAGGTTCCGTTCCACTACGCACAGGATGTACCGACCAGTACCACCAGCACGGCCACCACCGTTCAAACCAAAGCAGAGGAGCCTGTGGTGACCAGTGAAGAAGCAGCTAAACACCTCCCCAAGATCTCCTTCCCTTCTAGAAAGCCAGAAGACCTCTTGCCCAGAGCAGGACCGCCAGACCAATCTCCCGCTCAGAGCATCACATCTGCCATCCCAAAAGAAATGGCAAGCCGTGGAGGAGCAGAGATCACGATGCCTGTGTTCAAGGAAGAGCCATCGCGTGCAGAGGATTCTCCTGACAGCACCAGTGACCCGGAAAGCATCGAACCGGAGTGCTCAGTCTCTGCGGCCACCGACAGCTTTGTGGATTTCATGAGGGAATGCCTCAAGTCCCGGCAAGACGAGTCGCCAGAAGACCTCGGCCATGATTTTACAGCCAAGATTTCTACCACAGCGGCCGTGGCGGGCTCCAGGCCACCCCAAGCAGCGCCAACCATGGTCCTGGATTTTGAGCAAGAGCAGCTCACCATTAAGGCCCTCAAGGAACTAGGAGAGAGCttagaagaggaggaggaggaggtggaagcTAGAAACAGCCCTGCATCTAAACCTGGCGCCCAAAAGCTGCTGCTGTCGTCACAAGCTGCCCCAGAATCCTTCTCAAAGCAGCAGACCGCCAGCTCTCCCATTCGGTCCCACCCAGAGGTGGCTGAGATATCTCCCTCAGGGGCTCCTAGAGAGGTAGAGGAGGCTTCTACAGATGATAACCAGAGGGCTGCAGCCGCGGCAGTGCTTGCAGAGCATGCATTAGCAGCTTTACTAACCCAGGCGTCAGGTAACATGTCCCtgattgtatgtgttttgtgtgcttttaacttggcaggcaggcaggcaaggcTGACTCCTGCTCCCGTTTGTGTGAGTGCGAGTGTGTGTTTTTGCTAATCCCGTCTGGCGCTAGGTAGCGCCGTTAGCTGGTGACAGGTGTGAAATGCAGCCTTGACTGATGGGGAAATGGTAACCGGAGATATGATCACATGAAAGTTCAAGTGCGATTT
The sequence above is a segment of the Acipenser ruthenus chromosome 51, fAciRut3.2 maternal haplotype, whole genome shotgun sequence genome. Coding sequences within it:
- the LOC117967788 gene encoding reticulon-4-like isoform X1 yields the protein MADSTQSEKISSSHGGDGFVDASAGQKAPSPDKDSKSTPQAASIDSFLSSPQPVSLIQSPQEGIKGNVSNKPSESVVTSLRFLSQPGSFAPVVFDSHSQALGDKNLPDPPMELKEATKIEEVPGFSTDSGIEAVSSESSRHVVAPISGTEVTFRAFSNLGLSSTPDKVQEKTSDASPAMKVQERSQGVFSRGQTPEEPKVQGKPAGDSETWGDGGFMLFKECHYERSPVKESSEPFSLFNKDPSPDQDSPDSPFEVLDDSQRKHSFGKEFLETMTSDWVPTQIAAAKVVSDVEQAKDEKDQGPFGPLADIHNIEVTTKLEKTDWAKEPAYKSMQKEAKEDSDESRDSTPEPDEEEKKISPVSGGKTAPPPPPPLPPSQAKPIDTQVEEIKKQASPAKESSGEDLNFLPTAYIWEKPEKDAEKTQQTLEKSCADFENLPPAYTEVGTATATSSSSSPPSYASFKFDTEELLKSQQPATAKVPGLIWGVDSEPVENIDADSSGESDDTVIEDVSVVTEREPAVPKSTATVKDPEEMKQEVAPAKLEKPLLVPIINVIETEEQIVSDDESDEQASAVVLEPADRAGNDSTTPPADTTPQDSKPVGPVLGKEDSQPTAAESKTEKPKQDSEPVLDDSEIKILTKDSESIFADSVMETQDPKPVLADPNIEKPPSVLADFAKEKPTQDQKPILFDPETKKSTQDSQTSLEDSVMGTPTQDPKPILFDSETKISTQDSKTVFTDSIMEKPTQDPKPILFDSKIEKPFSTGESLLRGGAVKADAYEKAVQDLGEMEKEDPTKRIQTVLHAETVEAQPTSIDVSQVPFHYAQDVPTSTTSTATTVQTKAEEPVVTSEEAAKHLPKISFPSRKPEDLLPRAGPPDQSPAQSITSAIPKEMASRGGAEITMPVFKEEPSRAEDSPDSTSDPESIEPECSVSAATDSFVDFMRECLKSRQDESPEDLGHDFTAKISTTAAVAGSRPPQAAPTMVLDFEQEQLTIKALKELGESLEEEEEEVEARNSPASKPGAQKLLLSSQAAPESFSKQQTASSPIRSHPEVAEISPSGAPREVEEASTDDNQRAAAAAVLAEHALAALLTQASVRELIYWRDVKMSGTVFGVTLLLLLSLAAFSVVSVLSYLLLALLVVTISFRVFKSVVQAVQKSDEGHPFRAYMEKDISLSSESFSRYLDTGLKHGNCVLKQLSRLFLVEDLVDSLKLAVFMWLMTYVGAVFNGITLLIIAHILVFSIPVVYEKYKTPIDRYVGIVHNQVKSVVSKVQAKVPGLSKRKPE